From the genome of Pseudomonas sp. gcc21, one region includes:
- a CDS encoding DUF2333 family protein, whose amino-acid sequence MTFGNRASGYSTGGYRSKFGTAVAYGRGTLGKLVVGLLAALLLILLIIGWYWSREPGLEPLVPPPSAEAPQVIGSTTARTVNGLMYTLLNKPGGFLTNDIMPPGVWLDNMPSWEFGVLVQVRDMTRALRRDMARSQSQSAEDPSLALAEPRFNFDNNSWALPASESEYQRGMDALSDYIIRLERGDAEFYARADSLASWVGDVSTRLGSLSQRLSASVGRAEVTDEGRTYKRTRWLRIDNVFYEARGSAWALVHLLQAVERDYAEVLARKNALVSLRQIIRELEATQRPMRSPMVLNGSGFGMTANHSLVMANYLSRANAAMIDLRRLLEQG is encoded by the coding sequence ATGACATTCGGGAACAGGGCATCCGGCTATTCGACCGGGGGTTACAGGTCAAAATTCGGAACCGCGGTCGCTTATGGCAGAGGCACGCTTGGCAAATTGGTTGTCGGATTGCTGGCTGCGCTGTTACTGATTCTGCTGATTATCGGCTGGTACTGGAGTCGGGAGCCCGGCCTGGAGCCGCTGGTGCCACCGCCCTCGGCAGAGGCGCCGCAGGTTATTGGCAGTACCACTGCTCGCACTGTGAACGGCTTGATGTACACGTTGCTCAACAAGCCCGGGGGCTTTCTGACTAACGACATCATGCCGCCTGGGGTTTGGCTGGATAACATGCCGAGCTGGGAGTTTGGCGTGCTGGTCCAGGTGCGTGACATGACCCGCGCGCTGCGTCGGGATATGGCCCGGTCACAGTCGCAGTCCGCGGAAGATCCGAGCCTGGCGCTCGCCGAACCGCGTTTCAACTTCGACAACAATAGTTGGGCGCTGCCGGCCAGTGAAAGTGAGTACCAGCGCGGGATGGATGCTCTGTCTGACTACATTATCCGGCTTGAACGGGGCGACGCCGAGTTTTATGCCCGCGCTGACAGTCTTGCCAGTTGGGTAGGTGACGTCAGCACGCGGCTTGGGTCATTGTCCCAGCGGCTATCCGCCAGTGTGGGGCGCGCCGAGGTGACCGATGAGGGGCGCACCTACAAGCGTACGCGGTGGCTCCGGATTGACAACGTATTCTACGAAGCGCGCGGCTCAGCCTGGGCGCTGGTGCATTTGCTGCAAGCCGTGGAGCGGGATTATGCCGAGGTGCTGGCGCGCAAGAATGCGCTGGTCAGCCTGAGGCAGATCATCCGTGAACTGGAGGCTACACAGCGTCCCATGCGCAGCCCGATGGTGCTGAATGGCAGTGGTTTTGGTATGACAGCAAACCATTCTCTAGTCATGGCCAACTATCTGTCCCGGGCCAATGCGGCGATGATTGATCTGCGTCGCCTGCTTGAACAGGGGTAA
- the ppa gene encoding inorganic diphosphatase, translating into MSYDQIPAGKDIPNDIYVAIEIPANHAPIKYEIDKDSSVLFVDRFMATPMFYPANYGYIPNTLADDGDPLDVLVVTPHPVAPGSVIRSRPVGILHMTDDGGGDAKVVAVPHDKLSVLYHDVQDYTDLPELLIQQIQHFFENYKDLEKGKWVKIDRWGGAEEARAEIVKAVDAYQK; encoded by the coding sequence ATGAGCTACGACCAGATCCCCGCAGGCAAAGACATACCTAACGACATTTACGTCGCCATCGAGATTCCGGCCAATCACGCGCCGATCAAATATGAGATCGACAAGGACAGCAGCGTCCTGTTCGTTGACCGTTTCATGGCTACCCCGATGTTCTATCCAGCCAACTACGGCTATATCCCGAACACGCTGGCTGATGATGGCGACCCGCTGGACGTATTGGTCGTGACCCCGCACCCTGTCGCCCCGGGTTCGGTGATCCGCAGCCGTCCGGTTGGTATCCTGCACATGACTGACGACGGTGGCGGAGACGCTAAAGTTGTCGCTGTCCCGCACGACAAACTCAGCGTGCTGTATCACGACGTGCAGGACTACACCGATCTTCCTGAACTGCTGATCCAGCAGATCCAGCATTTCTTCGAGAACTACAAGGATCTCGAGAAAGGTAAATGGGTCAAGATTGACCGCTGGGGCGGCGCTGAAGAAGCCCGCGCAGAAATTGTTAAGGCAGTAGACGCTTATCAAAAATAA
- a CDS encoding 6-phosphofructokinase, translating to MTVKNAFYAQSGGVTAVINASAAGVIETARQHPDKIGKVYAGRNGIIGALTEDLIDTSQESAENIAALRHTPSGAFGSCRYKLKSVEANRAEYERLIEVFKAHDIGYFFYNGGGDSADTCLKVSQLAETMGYPIQAIHVPKTVDNDLPITDCCPGFGSVAKYVATSIREAGFDVESMSATSTKVFILEVMGRHAGWITAACGLASEGQGQPPHILLFPEIEFDQAAFLARVDECVKTHGYCVIGVSEGIKNSDGKFLSESGLTDAFGHAQLGGVAPTIAKLVQQELGYKYHWAVADYLQRAARHIASKVDVDQAYALGQAAVRIALEGKNAIMPAIRRLQDSPYQWDIIEAPLKDVANVEKFMPRDFITEDGFHITDACREYLSPLIQGEDFPPFENGLPSYVRLNNASVERKLESFSV from the coding sequence ATGACAGTCAAGAATGCCTTTTATGCCCAATCTGGCGGCGTTACCGCCGTCATCAACGCGTCGGCAGCGGGGGTAATCGAAACAGCTCGCCAACATCCGGACAAGATTGGCAAGGTGTACGCCGGCCGCAACGGCATCATTGGCGCCCTGACCGAAGACCTGATCGATACCAGTCAGGAATCGGCAGAAAACATCGCAGCACTGCGTCACACCCCTTCCGGTGCCTTCGGCTCATGCCGTTACAAGCTCAAGAGCGTCGAAGCCAACCGCGCTGAGTACGAGCGACTGATTGAAGTATTCAAGGCGCACGATATCGGTTACTTCTTCTATAACGGCGGCGGGGATTCCGCTGATACCTGCCTCAAGGTATCGCAGCTGGCCGAAACCATGGGCTACCCGATCCAGGCCATCCACGTTCCCAAGACAGTCGATAACGATCTGCCGATCACTGATTGCTGCCCGGGCTTTGGCTCCGTAGCCAAGTATGTTGCCACCTCGATCCGTGAAGCCGGCTTTGACGTCGAGTCGATGTCAGCCACGTCCACAAAAGTATTCATTCTTGAAGTAATGGGCCGCCACGCCGGCTGGATTACTGCCGCCTGCGGCCTGGCCAGCGAAGGTCAGGGTCAGCCTCCGCACATCCTGCTGTTCCCTGAAATCGAATTTGACCAGGCAGCCTTCCTGGCGCGCGTAGACGAGTGTGTCAAAACCCACGGCTACTGTGTAATCGGTGTGTCCGAAGGCATCAAGAACAGCGATGGCAAGTTCCTTTCCGAATCCGGCCTGACCGACGCCTTCGGCCACGCCCAGCTCGGCGGTGTCGCACCCACGATCGCCAAGCTGGTCCAGCAGGAGCTGGGCTACAAGTACCACTGGGCCGTGGCTGACTACCTTCAGCGAGCTGCGCGTCACATCGCCTCCAAGGTGGATGTCGATCAGGCCTATGCCCTCGGTCAGGCCGCCGTCCGTATCGCCCTGGAAGGCAAGAATGCGATCATGCCGGCGATTCGCCGTCTGCAGGACAGCCCTTACCAGTGGGATATCATCGAAGCACCGCTGAAAGATGTGGCGAACGTCGAGAAGTTCATGCCGCGCGACTTCATTACCGAAGATGGCTTCCATATCACTGATGCCTGCCGCGAATACCTCTCGCCGCTGATCCAGGGTGAGGACTTCCCGCCCTTCGAGAATGGCCTGCCGAGCTACGTGCGACTGAACAACGCTTCGGTCGAGCGCAAGCTGGAATCTTTCTCGGTCTGA
- a CDS encoding MATE family efflux transporter translates to MTKAELLSCWRHQPTQRKVWALAAPMILSNISVPLVGLVDTAVIGRMDAAYHLGGVAVGSTLITFILWGAGFLRMGTTGFAAQAYGRSDGDALRLVLLQSLWMACLIAVAVWLLQEPLFAAGVYFLESSPQLLEQARLYVGIRLVSLPAALANFVLVGWFIGAGKGRAPLLLLLTVNITNVLLDVWLVIGLEWGVAGAAWATVLGDYCGLLVGLVLLAPVFEELPGRLRWRAAMHMRGAAPMLRTSRDILIRTLALQAVFYLLMLQGARLGDEVVAANAVLLNFLLLTSHGLDGLAHAVEALGGQALGKRDRMALKRVLIVSLGWSLLVGLGFVLAFSLFGELIISMLTTIDSVRDTASNYLPWMACMPLVAVWSYVLDGLFIGATRAKAMRNAMLLSTILVYLPAAWLLQGAGNHGIWLGFHLFMLARGVILGCWFWHLWRTNRWMSPAAG, encoded by the coding sequence TTGACTAAAGCCGAGCTGCTTTCCTGTTGGCGACACCAGCCCACCCAGCGCAAGGTCTGGGCGCTGGCTGCGCCGATGATCCTTTCCAATATCAGTGTTCCCCTTGTCGGGCTGGTTGATACCGCCGTCATCGGCCGCATGGATGCCGCCTATCACCTTGGTGGTGTCGCGGTTGGCTCGACACTCATCACTTTTATCCTGTGGGGCGCTGGCTTCCTGCGCATGGGCACAACCGGCTTTGCTGCGCAGGCCTATGGGCGCAGCGATGGCGATGCCCTGCGTCTGGTGCTGCTGCAATCACTGTGGATGGCCTGCCTGATTGCGGTAGCAGTATGGTTGCTCCAGGAGCCGCTGTTCGCCGCCGGGGTCTATTTCCTCGAGAGCAGTCCGCAATTGCTGGAGCAAGCGCGGCTTTATGTGGGCATCCGCCTGGTGAGCCTGCCTGCGGCGCTGGCCAACTTCGTACTGGTCGGATGGTTTATCGGGGCGGGCAAGGGGCGCGCGCCACTGCTCCTGCTGCTTACTGTGAACATAACCAACGTGCTGCTGGATGTCTGGCTGGTGATAGGACTGGAGTGGGGCGTGGCCGGGGCCGCGTGGGCCACCGTCTTGGGCGATTACTGCGGGCTGCTGGTGGGTCTAGTTTTACTCGCTCCGGTGTTTGAGGAACTGCCCGGTCGGCTGCGCTGGCGAGCAGCCATGCATATGCGCGGTGCTGCGCCCATGTTGCGAACCAGCCGCGACATCCTCATCCGTACCCTTGCCCTGCAGGCGGTATTCTATCTGCTGATGTTGCAGGGGGCTCGCCTGGGTGATGAAGTCGTCGCAGCCAATGCTGTGCTACTGAATTTCCTGTTATTGACTTCGCACGGGCTGGACGGTCTGGCGCACGCCGTTGAAGCGCTGGGCGGGCAGGCGCTGGGTAAGCGCGACCGTATGGCATTGAAACGGGTTCTGATAGTCAGCCTCGGCTGGTCGCTGCTGGTAGGGCTTGGCTTCGTGCTGGCGTTCAGCCTGTTCGGTGAACTGATCATCTCGATGCTTACGACGATTGATTCGGTGCGCGATACAGCCAGCAACTATTTGCCATGGATGGCATGCATGCCATTGGTTGCAGTGTGGAGTTACGTGCTCGATGGGTTGTTCATTGGTGCTACCCGCGCAAAGGCGATGCGCAACGCCATGCTCCTGTCCACGATACTGGTGTATCTGCCGGCCGCCTGGTTGCTGCAGGGTGCGGGCAACCATGGGATCTGGCTGGGCTTTCATCTGTTCATGCTGGCACGTGGGGTAATTCTCGGTTGCTGGTTCTGGCATCTCTGGCGAACCAACCGCTGGATGTCACCTGCTGCAGGATGA
- a CDS encoding translation initiation factor Sui1: MSNKQKGLQALSCLVYSTEAGRMCPECRQPRDACVCGAPAVPEGDGVVRVRRETKGRGGKTVTTISGLPLFPDDLKALAKRMKTRCGCGGGIKDGVIEIQGDQAELLCQWLIEQGFKAKRAGG; the protein is encoded by the coding sequence ATGAGCAATAAACAAAAAGGGCTCCAGGCCTTGAGCTGTCTGGTGTATTCAACAGAAGCCGGGCGCATGTGTCCCGAGTGTCGGCAACCGCGTGACGCCTGCGTGTGCGGCGCACCGGCCGTGCCCGAAGGCGATGGCGTTGTCCGGGTTCGTCGGGAAACCAAGGGGCGCGGCGGCAAGACAGTCACCACCATCAGCGGTTTGCCGCTGTTTCCTGACGACCTCAAGGCACTGGCCAAGCGCATGAAAACGCGTTGCGGTTGTGGTGGCGGCATCAAGGACGGTGTCATCGAGATTCAGGGTGACCAGGCTGAGCTGCTTTGTCAGTGGCTGATCGAGCAGGGCTTCAAGGCCAAACGCGCGGGCGGCTAG
- a CDS encoding NUDIX hydrolase, translating to MDRQAIKAYLAASEAEQVYSVDSKDRLLGVVPRHQVQRERLITRCTYVFVFNTRGELCMHRRTLHKRLYPGYWDVAAGGVVSAGESYRDGAARELKEELGVSGIPLREHFCFHYNARESRLWGAVFSCVWDGPVHMQPEEVMAFRWVDPRTPWRQPAEWYSPDSLLALELLLSRYIRNNLHEQ from the coding sequence GTGGATCGACAAGCGATTAAAGCCTATCTGGCCGCCTCTGAAGCTGAACAGGTCTATAGCGTTGATAGCAAAGACCGGCTGCTCGGCGTGGTGCCGCGGCATCAGGTGCAGCGCGAACGGCTGATCACCCGTTGCACCTATGTATTTGTTTTCAATACCCGCGGTGAGCTGTGCATGCATCGCCGGACGCTGCACAAGCGACTCTATCCGGGTTACTGGGATGTCGCGGCAGGCGGCGTGGTCAGTGCCGGTGAAAGTTATCGGGACGGCGCGGCGCGGGAGCTCAAGGAAGAGCTGGGTGTATCGGGCATTCCGCTGCGCGAGCATTTTTGTTTTCATTACAACGCGCGGGAAAGCCGACTCTGGGGCGCTGTGTTCAGTTGTGTGTGGGACGGTCCGGTACATATGCAGCCGGAGGAGGTCATGGCGTTTCGCTGGGTAGATCCGCGCACGCCCTGGCGACAACCCGCTGAGTGGTACTCCCCGGATTCGCTGCTGGCGCTGGAACTGTTGTTATCGAGATATATCCGGAACAATCTGCATGAGCAATAA
- the mpl gene encoding UDP-N-acetylmuramate:L-alanyl-gamma-D-glutamyl-meso-diaminopimelate ligase: MHLHILGICGTFMGSLALLARELGHQVSGSDANVYPPMSTQLEAQGIQLMEGYLPEHLEPAPDLVIIGNALSRGNPAVEHVLDKGLPYVSGPEWLARYVLQDRWVMAVAGTHGKTTTSSLLAWLLEDAGMAPGFLIGGVPQNFGLSARLGDTPFFVVEADEYDSAFFDKRSKFVHYRPRTAILNNLEFDHADIFPDLAAIERQFYHLVRTVPASGQIIYPHGEQALQRVIQMGCWTPTQTTGEGGNWQARLLVADGSQFEVWLDGQVQGVANWSQTGDHSVANALTAMAAARHVGVTPQQSITSLAGFRSAKRRMEKLVEVNDIILYDDFAHHPTAIATTIAGLRAQMGDAQLIAVIEPRSNTMRLGSHMASLPASVAQASEVIWYQPEGLDWSLESVVQQSPVPAQVETSIERIIDKVVAGARPGARVVVMSNGGFGGIHQRLAKALVARHG; the protein is encoded by the coding sequence ATGCACCTGCATATTCTTGGTATTTGCGGCACTTTCATGGGGTCGCTGGCCCTGCTTGCGCGGGAACTCGGGCATCAGGTGAGCGGCAGCGATGCCAACGTCTATCCGCCGATGAGTACTCAGCTCGAGGCGCAGGGGATCCAGCTCATGGAGGGATATCTGCCTGAGCACCTGGAGCCTGCGCCTGATCTGGTGATCATCGGCAACGCCCTGTCGCGCGGTAATCCGGCAGTCGAGCATGTTCTGGACAAGGGCCTGCCTTATGTCTCCGGTCCGGAATGGCTTGCACGATATGTGTTGCAGGACCGCTGGGTCATGGCGGTTGCCGGCACGCATGGCAAGACAACCACCTCCAGCCTGCTTGCCTGGTTACTGGAAGATGCCGGTATGGCGCCGGGCTTTCTGATAGGGGGTGTGCCGCAGAATTTCGGTCTGTCCGCTCGCCTCGGCGACACGCCTTTCTTCGTCGTTGAGGCAGATGAATACGACAGCGCTTTCTTCGACAAACGATCCAAGTTCGTGCATTACCGGCCCCGCACAGCAATCCTGAATAATCTTGAATTCGATCACGCGGATATCTTTCCGGATCTGGCTGCAATTGAAAGACAATTCTACCATCTGGTGCGTACGGTCCCTGCAAGCGGACAGATTATTTACCCGCACGGCGAGCAGGCGCTGCAACGCGTCATCCAGATGGGCTGCTGGACCCCGACGCAAACCACCGGGGAGGGCGGTAACTGGCAAGCCAGGCTCCTCGTCGCCGATGGGTCGCAATTCGAAGTGTGGCTGGATGGCCAGGTGCAGGGCGTCGCGAATTGGTCGCAAACGGGCGATCACAGCGTAGCCAACGCCTTGACTGCCATGGCTGCAGCGCGGCACGTAGGCGTTACGCCGCAACAGTCAATTACATCCCTCGCGGGGTTCCGTAGTGCCAAACGGCGCATGGAAAAACTGGTCGAGGTGAATGACATCATCCTGTACGACGATTTTGCCCATCATCCCACCGCTATCGCGACGACCATTGCCGGCCTGCGCGCTCAAATGGGTGATGCTCAGCTGATTGCGGTAATCGAGCCGCGTTCCAACACCATGCGTCTCGGCAGTCACATGGCGTCATTGCCTGCGAGCGTGGCGCAGGCCAGTGAGGTGATCTGGTATCAGCCGGAAGGGCTCGACTGGTCACTGGAGTCGGTGGTTCAGCAAAGCCCGGTGCCGGCTCAGGTGGAAACCAGTATCGAGCGCATCATCGACAAGGTTGTTGCCGGCGCCAGACCCGGTGCACGCGTGGTGGTCATGAGTAATGGCGGCTTTGGTGGCATTCATCAGCGATTGGCGAAAGCTTTGGTGGCGCGACATGGCTGA
- a CDS encoding methyltransferase domain-containing protein, whose protein sequence is MTDRYFDQMGAHFARKIYAGPKGAIRLAVLTRDLEEWMAELGEADQSFRVLDVGAGLGHISEWLAVRGHRVTLCEPSAEMLEGARERLDALPSAYPVEYLQAALQDLPERGQTYDLVICHAVLEWLADPAAAMACLRQMVNPKGAISLALYNRDALIYKNLIKGQFRKLRRNQLAGEGGRSLTPQQPLDPREALDWAAAAGLERIHQTGIRVFHDYMHEPFKTQSSERDVIEQELLYSRHPAYSQLGRYLHWWLRPATA, encoded by the coding sequence ATGACCGATCGCTACTTTGATCAGATGGGTGCGCATTTCGCCCGAAAAATATATGCAGGCCCCAAAGGTGCGATCCGCCTCGCCGTACTGACCCGCGATCTGGAAGAGTGGATGGCTGAGCTCGGAGAAGCCGATCAGTCATTCAGGGTTCTGGATGTGGGCGCCGGGCTGGGCCATATCAGCGAATGGTTGGCGGTCCGGGGGCACCGAGTAACGCTGTGCGAGCCCTCCGCGGAGATGCTGGAAGGCGCCCGCGAGCGGCTGGACGCATTGCCCTCAGCCTACCCGGTCGAATACCTTCAGGCAGCACTGCAGGATTTGCCCGAGCGTGGACAGACCTATGATCTGGTGATCTGCCATGCCGTGCTGGAATGGTTGGCGGACCCGGCTGCGGCTATGGCTTGCCTGCGGCAAATGGTGAACCCGAAAGGGGCTATTTCCCTGGCGCTATACAACCGCGACGCGCTCATCTACAAGAATCTGATCAAAGGCCAGTTCCGCAAACTCAGGCGCAATCAACTGGCCGGAGAAGGCGGGCGCAGCCTGACGCCTCAACAACCGCTGGATCCGCGTGAAGCACTGGACTGGGCAGCTGCTGCCGGACTTGAGCGCATTCACCAGACCGGCATCCGGGTGTTTCACGATTACATGCACGAACCCTTCAAAACACAGAGCAGCGAGCGGGACGTCATTGAACAGGAGCTGCTCTACAGCCGGCATCCGGCGTACAGCCAGCTCGGTCGCTATCTGCATTGGTGGCTGCGGCCTGCGACTGCGTGA